From a single Budorcas taxicolor isolate Tak-1 chromosome X, Takin1.1, whole genome shotgun sequence genomic region:
- the SLC38A5 gene encoding sodium-coupled neutral amino acid transporter 5, protein MAISSAEGMELQDPKMNGALPESAVEQEHEGFLPSHSPSPGRKPAQFMDFEGKTSFGMSVFNLSNAIMGSGILGLAYAMAHTGILLFLALLLCIALLSSYSIHLLLTCAGVVGIRAYEQLGQRALGPAGKVVVAAVICLHNVGAMSSYLFIIKSELPLVIATFLDMDPEGDWFLKGNLLIIIVSVLIILPLALMRHLGYLGYTSGLSLTCMLFFLISVIYKKFQLGCTVGHNETAVESKSSPSLPIQGLNTSCEAQMFTADSQMFYTVPIMAFAFVCHPEVLPIYTELCRPSKRRMQAVANVSIGAMFCMYGLTATFGYLTFYSSVEAEMLHMYSQHDLLILCVRLAVLLAVTLTVPVVLFPIRRALQQLLFPSKAFSWPRHVAIALILLVLVNVLVICVPTIRDIFGVIGSTSAPSLIFILPSIFYLRIVPSEVEPLYSWPKIQALCFGVLGVLFMAISLGFMFANWATGQSHVSGH, encoded by the exons ATGGCTATCTCGTCTGCTGAGGG GATGGAACTGCAGGATCCAAAGATGAACGGAGCCCTCCCTGAAAGTGCTGTGGA GCAGGAACATGAGGGCTTCCTGCCCAGCCATAGTCCTTCTCCTGGGAGGAAACCGGCCCAGTTCATGGAT TTCGAGGGGAAGACATCGTTTGGAATGTCAGTGTTCAACCTCAGCAACGCCATCATGGGCAGCGGCATCCTGGGGCTGGCCTATGCCATGGCCCACACGGGGATCCTCCTCTTCCT ggctttgttgctgtgcatcGCTCTTCTGTCTTCGTACTCCATCCATCTCCTGCTGACCTGTGCTGGTGTTGTAG gcatCCGAGCCTATGAACAGCTGGGACAGAGGGCACTGGGGCCTGCGGGGAAAGTAGTGGTGGCGGCGGTCATCTGTCTGCACAATGTTGGGG CCATGTCCAGTTACCTGTTCATCATCAAATCCGAACTTCCCCTGGTTATCGCCACTTTCCTGGACATGGACCCTGAGGG GGACTGGTTCTTGAAGGGAAACCTCCTTATCATCATTGTCAGTGTTTTAATCATCCTGCCACTGGCCCTCATGAGACACTTGG GCTACCTGGGATATACCAGTGGTCTCTCTCTGACCTGTATGCTGTTTTTCCTCATTTCG gtcaTCTATAAGAAGTTCCAGCTTGGCTGCACTGTAGGCCACAATGAAACAGCAGTGGAGAGCAAGAGCTCCCCAAGCCTTCCCATCCAGGGGCTCAACACAAGCTGTGAGGCCCAGATGTTCACAGCTGACTCACAG ATGTTCTACACAGTGCCCATTATGGCTTTTGCCTTTGTCTGCCACCCTGAAGTGCTGCCCATCTACACAGAACTCTGCCG GCCCTCCAAGCGCAGAATGCAGGCTGTGGCCAACGTGTCCATTGGGGCCATGTTCTGTATGTATGGGCTCACGGCGACCTTTGGATACCTCACCTTCTACA GCAGCGTGGAGGCGGAGATGCTGCACATGTACAGCCAGCATGACCTGCTCATCCTCTGTGTGCGTCTAGCGGTGCTGCTCGCTGTGACTCTCACGGTGCCAGTCGTGCTGTTCCCT ATCCGCCGGGCTCTGCAGCAGCTACTTTTTCCAAGCAAGGCCTTCAGCTGGCCACGCCATGTGGCCATAGCACTGATCCTGCTTGTCTTGGTCAATGTTCTCGTCATCTGTGTGCCAACCATCCGGGATATTTTTGGGGTTATCG GGTCTACCTCAGCCCCCAGCCTCATTTTCATCCTTCCCAGCATTTTCTACCTCCGCATTGTGCCCTCTGAGGTGGAGCCCCTCTACTCCTGGCCCAAGATCCAG GCTCTGTGTTTTGGTGTCTTGGGGGTCCTCTTCATGGCGATCAGCCTAGGTTTCATGTTTGCCAACTGGGCCACAGGCCAGAGCCATGTATCTGGACACTGA
- the LOC128069562 gene encoding protein SSX1-like produces MNSGSFSETPREDRKKLEKKSKSFKNISKYFSKKEWARLGYSEKITYVNLKRNYETMTRLGLKCTPPAFMCPKNGATESKRCDSKIKNPRKKDEPAEGTSNMQGRKRQKVMSKKPVKGKKRSKIVPGTSGPEQAQRQLRSQTKASISAQQSKKTSGKRNNFSYLFGNKSSVFPGHVQVNGLRKRKPVAYEEISDPEEED; encoded by the exons ATGAACAGTGGCAGCTTCTCCGAAACCCCCAGGGAAGATAGGAAGAAATTAGAGAAGAAATCCAAA agttTCAAGAATATTTCCAAATACTTCTCTAAGAAAGAGTGGGCACGTCTGGGATACTCGGAGAAAATCACCTATGTGAATCTGAAGAGAAACTATGAAACCATGACTAGACTAG GTCTCAAGTGTACCCCACCAGCTTTCATGTGTCCTAAAAATGGAGCCACAGAATCCAAGCGTTGTGATTCTAAAATTAAGAACCCCAGGAAAAAGG ATGAACCTGCTGAAGGGACTTCCAACATGCAAGGGAGAAAACGCCAGAAG GTGATGTCCAAGAAGCCTGTAAAGGGAAAAAAACGTTCGAAGATAGTACCAGGAACATCAGGCCCAGAGCAGGCTCAGAGACAGCTGCGCTCCCAGACAAAAGCAAGTATCTCTGCTCAGCAGAGCAAGAAAACATCAGGTAAGAGAAACAACTTTTCTTACTTGTTTGGGAACAAGTCCTCTGTCTTCCCTGGCCATGTTCAAGTGAATGG ACTGCGAAAAAGGAAACCGGTGGCCTATGAAGAGATCAGTGATCCCGAGGAAGAGGACTAA